The Heliangelus exortis chromosome Z, bHelExo1.hap1, whole genome shotgun sequence genomic sequence TGATGAGATCCTGCTGAGATTTGCTACATCTTCTGTTTTACTCCCCTTCCACCTGCTTCACttcttggggattttttgaTTCCTCTATGATACTTCAGCCATACTGTTCAGGTGCAAGGCACATATGAGTCCTGTTTTGTGGGCAATTAGgaaaattaccaaaaaaagcagcagtgtgctGGTAGCATTACCTTTGGATTAATGATCAAGCTCCTAGACTGTTTCTCAGTCTGTTCTGTTGTCAGTTTCATTTGTGAACAAGGCAGGTTCTTGGGTGGCTCCTAATCCTGTGGTAGGACTCCCTGTCAAAACACAAGGAAACCTCCAAATGCTGTCTTAGCCAAATACCTTTTTTCTCAGCCAACTAAAAGAGTTTTACCAGCAAACaggttttgctgctttcctCAGGCTTGCTGTGATGACAGCTGCAGTTGAAGGCATGCCATGCTTGGCAAGGAGAGAGTCTTCCCTGAAGACTTAACCATCAGCTGAGGGGAAGCTGCGGTCTCATGGAGCAAATATAACAGACAACCACGAGATTTTTCTGAATGGAGAACATCACAACTTGCCCAGAAGATGTGtggttattttttcttcctcctctcagAAGGAGAAATTCCTTCCCTATCTCAGAAAAGCTTCTTGGTGCTTCTCGCTGGTGATAGGAACAataattgtggtttttttcagggtcAAACTGGCCTGCATATTTAGTAGCAGAGCTCTACTGACTTCAGAAAGCCCAAAGTACAGAAGTTCTGAGacacacaaagcagaaaatgcacAATGGCTGAATCAGTAGAAAATTTAGGATGAGCCTAGAATTGTGGAGGTGGAAAATTAGGTTGTGTTCCTACTGTACATCCCTATTTATTTCTAAATCCATTCTTACAGAGCTAAAAACATGAAGAAGCTCATACATTGCAGTACAAGTACATACCTTGGAAATTCTTATGATGCTGTTAAGGTGAgagtttgtttttcccttgaaGACACCAGCTGGAAACTGTACAAAAAGGgataaggaaacaaaaagggaTAAGCATTGCTTACACATGAGCAATGCTAAAGGACTAATTCTCCAGTTTAAGGGTACATGATATTGCCAAACTATCTCAGAAGCTTGCAAAACTTGCCAGAATTTGTGAGCCCATTGTCTGTAATTTATATCCTCTTGTTTCCTGGAGAgacattaaatgaaaaacatgttttcctaGCTGAAGGGTACCATGTATCAGAGATGGAGGTCTGCTTCTTTCCACCATGGTAAAGGAGGACACATAGTTAATTCATACCTTGCCATTCTACATGGTCTTTCTCCACCCACTTTGCTTATTCTTGTTTCATAGTCTTCCTTTCAgacaaaataaattcagtaaTATTTGCATTGACATGGAAGCTTTGTACTTTTGAAGTCTAAAATTAGAGCAAATTCACTGAACTATTCCCACCCCCACCACTTTGGATTTGCTGGCCCATTTGAATGAGTGGTTGTTCATCCCACTACCTGGGCAAGGCAGTGACATCCTTAGCAATAttggcaaagaaataaaatacagaggCAACTTCTTTAACTGCACTGTTAGCAGCATTCCCTTGTAGGAGACAGCAGGGAAGCAAATTAGCAATGGCTTGATTTTGGGTGTACTGCTGGGGCCTCTGGCATTTAAGGAGTGATTCCggggggaaggcagcagcttcTGATGAGTCTGCTCTGATGAGCCTCTACTTGGAGAAGCAGAAATACTACCTGTGATCCTGGAGTGCTGGCCAGCCCAGCCTGTGGGACCAGAGCAGGACCTGCTGGGGACCTTGGTGCCTCCTCTTGAGAAATGGCTGCTTGGATTTCTGCCCCTGTTGACTTCATTCCCTAGCAGGGTTAAGCATTTGATTGAAGCAATGCATATATTAAAAGAAGCCTTAATATTTTCAATTGGCTAAAATCATGATGGAGATGGATATTTACACCTGTcacagtttaggcccagctggtaccaactGGGcctgcccaccccccaccccaactgtgggacagggaggagaaaatccacccaaaggttCCTTAATCCAGACAcagacagggaggtttgcattccccaattACAGTAGCAGGCAAAACAAGGCAGGCTTAatctgggaagaagaaaagttaatttGTAGTAACATTGTTTTGAAATCCATGCTTTGTAAATGAGTACTGTCAGGCTTTTTCCCACCTGTCCTTTAATGTTTTAAGATTCAGGTTTTAGAGTTTTCATACAGCTGTGAGAGAAGAAAGattgttcttattttttaaaaagtgatttttgcACTGTAGTCTTACATGAGAATATTGAGCCTTTAGAAAAGTCTCAGTAGTACTAACCTGGGGCTGATACTATTAAGCAGGAGTTGGTTCATGTATCCATGGCTGTATTGTTCCCTTGAACAAAAATCAATATCCGTTACTGAAATGCTAATAATCATTAGTGGTCATAGACTTTCAAACATCCATTTGTGTCATGAAAGTAGTCTGTGTCAGCTTGTATGATGCTGCTCCATGAAGGAAATCAGTTGCTAGTTGCCCGTGAGTCTGTCAGAGGACAGGATCCCAACAAGGTTTCTTGCCTTCATCACAACAAAATGTAGCTATCACCCTCCCTGTAGGTCCACCAAATACATGTTTCTGATAAGATGCTGCTGGAGGACACATGCTTccagctgcacagctctgcttcatCACATTTTTTTCGCATTCATCTTCACTGCATCCTCACCTCTTCCTTTCTGGCAGTGCTACGTCACAGATTCCCCCATTTGTTCCAGAGGACCTCCCACTAAATCCTAACCAAAACTCCACTGCAATGCACACATGaacaaggagggaaaggaggagaggcagTGCTTTCTACCAGTGTTTGTTCATCCTTTGCATGGGATGAGAGAAGGGGTTCAAGGTGGCCACAGCTACCACAGCTACCACAGCTACTGCTGTTGCTGATGGGACTTACCTGGTGTTGGTGCTTCTTCTCTGACTCAAACAAAGGGCCTGTTCCTACTGCTGTGTGTaaaatcaggaagaattttGCCTCCGTGAAAGTAGATAAGCCAAAGTCCCATCCTAGAACATGGAAGAGGGGTGATCTTCAGAGACTGCTATTTTTTGTTACCCTTTGGTCACCAAGTAGATCTCCAGTCGCAAAAGCCTGGTTCAGGATAAGTAAAATATTCCTGTTCCCCAGTAAAGTGATGTTCCACTTAATGCATTAAGGAATCTCAAGGAATGGTTTTGTAACAATAATGCTTTCTGACAGAGCATCTATTATGTACACATTAGTCATTTCAGAGCCATGTTGTAAATGAAGTTGTAAAAGCTGAACAAGCCATAACATGGAATTCATAATGTAGCATGTAGATAGCTGCAGTGAATTTCCAGCACCTCTACATGCTTTACTCTGAACTAGATACTGCTGGGCACCgaactgcagaaaaatgctATGTGCTGTGGAAGGTTATGGCTTCTCCATCTGTGATGCAGTTAAAATACCAGCATTATTCAGTCTGAAGCTATATTGGTTTTGCCCGCTACTGTATGATTTCAGAGTATCCATGTGAGTGGGTTATTAACCATGAATCATCTTATTGAATCTTGACGGCCTGAATGAATGACATATAatctttaaaatgtgatttagcAAACAAGAGCAGACCGTCAGCCAGCAACATGCTGTCTGGCTGAGCAGGCAAGGTTCCTCTTCAGGAAATCAGGCAGATAACGATGGATTTGCTGTGCTTTTTACAGTATGAGTCCCTCCCTGCCAAAGTGCCATTGTCAACTTCTGTTGCACTTGGCAAACCAGACATATTGCTTCTGAATAACTGatgtatttgcattttcagcCCTGCACAAACAATCTAGACAGGGGCAGTTAACTTGATCTCATTTCCCTGTgtggaaaatgtttcttcagCCAAACTGAGCTTTATCTCTTTCCAAGATACATCCCTGGTTTTGCTGTAACTAAGCAGTGCCATGTTTTCACATGCACTAGTATAGCATCTGAATATAGCCCTAACTAAAGCTCTCCATCCTTTATTCTGTTCACTTTCCAGATTGCCCTCTTTGCCTTGGGTGAGTATGGTGATACTCCTCCCATCTTGTGGTGTTTCTTCTGTGTTGGGTCACATTTTATGTCCACATCTTTGAATATAGAAGGCAGTAGAAATGGGGATGCCCAGGGGGATTTGACTTCTGTCCAGATTGATAGCTCACCTCTAAAaggtttaaaacaaacaagcaaacaaatatgACAACTTGTAGGTGTTTCAAAGGGGAGCTTTATTGTCTAAAAGGCTGACAGGGTGGGACCTACTGCATTTATCATGAAAGGAGCTTTGTGAAATCAGAACCACTGCTGGAGTTTTCCATGGGCAATAATAGAAGCTGGAGTTTATTGTAGCATTTCTTCTCTGTGCATCCACCCTGGCTTGCCCTGCTGCAGAATCATGCTTGGCTGTTATGCCATTTTAACTCTGTTTCCTATACTTCTTCCACACTATCCAGGACTTCCCTCCTTGTCATCTTAATTTCAAAGATTTTGGAAGAATACCTGTAAGTTtgcaaaatatttagaaattcCTATGTTAGCTCCATTCTTGACCCCACTGGTGAGGCACAGTGCCTTGGTGGGGAGGAAAGACCAATGGTGAGCCTTGTGAAGGAAATTGTAGGCAGTACTTTTCCAGTTTTGGTTTGCACAGGTCACCCTTTGTCTGGTGAAAGGGAGCAGGTAGGCAGGGATACAGACTGCAAAAACCATTGAAACAGCACAGAGCAAACACAGCTGTCTGCAGCTACCTGACAGGAGACTTGAAAAGTTTCACAGGAGATGTGAAAATATTAAGTGAGATGACATTAATTACAGCTCCAAGTCTTGTAGGTCATGTTCACAAAGCTCAGGAGGGAGGAGTTCAGGGAGAGCTTCCACACCAGCCTGTGCAACTTAGCAGAAGTTCCCTGTTACTTTTGGTTGCCTGACAAAATCACCAAAGGTGAATGCTCTGTTGTCAGGTGTGTACAGCAAGAGATGCTCAGACTTTGCTTTCCCGTGGCAGTGTTGCAGTTTCTTCAGTATCTCTTGATTGCTTTAATGAGAAGAAGTTCCACATGGGTGcttagtaatttaaaatatgtatatacCAGGTAGAAATTGGGTTTTGAGTTGTGATCGCCAGTTTGAAAAGGTGACTTCTGGCAGTTAACACCTGGCAAGATAGGAAACATGGATATTGCTTGACaaatataaacatttatttaatttctattaatttaaCTGATCAGTAACCTCAAAACATTctcagctcagcctctgcccaGCAACCATGAAATTTTGAGTTGTCTGAGCTTCTTTTATTAATGATTTTCTCCAGTAACtcaaataaacttcatttttaaaagtgaaggaGTAGTGTAAAGGCAgactgcttggttttgttttaataacagTGAGGACCTAAAATGAGGGCTGTGTGTTGGGGTCCCTCTCTGACCTGTCTGTGCTTTCTTATACACTTCTGGAGTCTGAGTTACCTGGATGTGTTAAAGTCAGACAGAGCTTCACACTTGACTGATTTATTTTAGCTGTGATACTTTAAGGATCCTTACAGTATAGACTAATAATGTCTCACCTCAGAAGCAGACTTATGAGGGGTCCAGTATCCCAGTAATTGGGTCTTTGtgaaaattggaaagaaaaaaaaaaaaagaaagatacatatttttattgcagtagttaaatattaaaaaaatattaaaatgcctGGATGATAGGAAAATGGACATTGACTGCAGCCTAAATCTAGAAGTATGTGGAATACAGAACAttataagcaaaataaaagtttaaaaataagtagTAATAGCAAATGTTCCTGTGAACAGTCTCCTATAGCTGGTGATTTAAGCAGATGATACAGAGCAGACATGAGTGGCCCACAGACCACTGTAAACTGAGCATTTCCACTGTACCTTAAATGTTTTGTCAGGCCCTGGTGGCCCAAGAGCCCAATTTGAGTTCAGCCTGGGTCTGTCAGCCCAGTGCCTGATGCCTGGGGCTGTCCCAGCTgcctgtcccccagccccagcagtgctTTCATGGTCATTAAGCAGACACCAGATCTGTGCCATTCCTTCTTGTATACCATCAGGACAATTTTGATACCAGGTATCCTAGTAAACCTCTCAGGGGAAAGAAAGCTACAAGTTGTAGCCCAGCAGGTAGTCCAGCAAGTTGCTGTGaacaatttctgtatttttagcaGAGTTATATTTCAATTCCTTGCTCTTCTTTGTTTACTGAAAGAATGCCGATTctttacaactttttttcccttcctttcttctcataTAGTGAATTAAGCACTTCTTGCATCAtgtttcattgtcttttttATGATGataaaagaaattcagattaGAGAAACAATTGCAATGTTTCATAGAATGTTCTGGTGCTTGCAGTCTTGTGTGTGATGAGGCATTGCTTGGAAGGTGTCTGTACCACCTCGGCAGGAATCAGTTTCTGCcagaaagagattaaaaaattacagttttttaatttttatgtttggCCTGTATTGTAGGATTCTTGGTTTTGGCCTCAGAGGTCATTTGTCTTCTGATGCAGATTTCTAAAGAGTTTTGGTAAAAATGGCAAGTGTTTGTCATGAACAGAATCATGATTTAAATCTGGAAAAATAGACAATATGGTAAAAAGCAAAAGGTTAATTCTCGCATCTTAAGTAAGGTTGTGACTTAAACCTTGCAGGTCTTTTTAAGCTTCTCTCAAGCCTTTGGATAACTGATGACTGCCAGAATGGCACAGCAAAGTAGgaacttgtttattttttactcttATGGAAAACTAAAGTTTCTGGCCTTCATTTTGGTGTCACAAATGCAGTTGAAAAAGAGGGCTTTGatacatttgaaaaatgtgCATAAATTATATCAAATGTCATAATGTTTCATCAGGTGCAGGGGGAGTGTCTGAGTTGGTGTCTGATTGCTGCCCTGGTGTTCAAGATaaattgtttatttaaaaatgttacttaaTTTCCAAAGTATGGAGACACAGTCACCATATTTTGGGCTGCATTTGCCTGTTGCCACCCATTTACGCTTCAACTTTGCCACTGAAGTTGAGCTGATTCGttggaaaagctgttttataTTACTTTGTGCACTGCAGTGATATTCATCCTTGGTTTTGAAGGCAGGTATTTTGGAGGGAAGAGTAGGGAACAAGGCTGTTTAAAAGCAGGCGTGGCGCTGAGAAATGTGCTTTGGAGCGCATGTGATGAGAGCGAAATGGGCTTAGCTGAGCTTAAGAATGTTTCGTTGCCTCTGCAAACGTGGGCTTGCCTCGGGAGTGCTGAAGAGCGGGATTTTGCTCTCTGTTTGCAGGCGAGCAGCAAGCATGAGCGTGGCAACGGGTGACCAGGGGTGCCAGGAGCCTGTGATCTGAACGGCGTCTTCAGCCGACGTCCCAGCGGCAAGGCACTCTTGATCCTGACCATGGAGGACTGCCTTCATACCTCCTCCGAAAACCTCTCCAAGCTGGTCAGCTGGGCCCACAGCCACGGGACCATCTGCAGCCTCATCCCTAACCTCAAGCACCTGCTCTCCGAGGGGGCCCATGGCAACCTGACGGCCATGTGGGGCTGCAGCGCTGGCCATGCCTACCACTGGCCCCTGGCTGCCACTTGCCGAGCCGGCTCTCAGGAGCGGGTCTGCTTCCAGGACAGCCGCAGCTTCAACTCGGACAGCCCCAGCATGCTGGGGGTGCCCTCGGAGGTGCAGGCCAGCCCCCTGGAGCGCTACCCTGGACGGCCGGGCAAGACCAAGCTGGACTGCACCCGTACCCGTGACTCCTGCGACTTCTCCTGCTGCAGCGAGCCCTCGGAGCTGGGCGAGCCCGTGGAGGAGTACGAGGATGAGGCCACCCTCTTCGACATGGTCTGTGAGTCCTCCGTCACCGACGAGGACAGCGATTTCGAGCCGCACACGCACCGGGCCCCCGTCGGCCCCCGCAAGCGGCCGCCTGCCAGCCTGCCCGCTGCTGCCCAGGCCCAGCCTGCTGATGAGGGTGGCGGGGAGGTGCTTCTCAAGAAGATCAAGCAGGAGCTCCCTGAGGACTACTACATAGTGGCCAACGCCGAGCTGACGGCTGGCACTGACGGGCCAGCGCTCGCCCTGACGCAGATGTCCAAGCCCAAGCTGCAGGCCCAGCCTGGACCGTCCTGCCTGGGCCCTGCCAGGGCACTGCCCCAGCCAGCGCCAGGCCCCGAACCCGACCCGCAGCACCGCTCCACCTCGTcccccggcccgccccggcTGCCCACACAGAGACCGCCCCGCGGCCCCCTGGCCTCCCCAGCACGGGGGGCAGCCAGTGGCCCTGTGGCTGCACTGCAGGTGCCCGCCACCAGCTCCAACGCTGCCGCGGGGAAACCTATCAGCATCCCCCTCTCCGCCCTGCAGCTCCCCGGCCAGGAGGAGCCGCCAGCCGCTGAGGAGACCCTCCCGGCCGCCCCTCCGCCGGCCCCGGCAGGGGAGGCAGCCGGCTCGCCCTCGGTGAGTGCCGAGCCTGAGGTcagctccagccagcagcagccccccgcagtccccaccaccacccctgaGGCCGCAGTGCAGCTGATGCCAGGTAGGATGCTTAGAGTCATTTTGGGGTGGCTCCAGGCTTGGCTTGGTTcgggggcaggcagggaggaggtgcTGCTTGGCATGAGGGTGCCCCAGGCCTGTCAGCTCATAG encodes the following:
- the KIAA1958 gene encoding uncharacterized protein KIAA1958 homolog codes for the protein MEDCLHTSSENLSKLVSWAHSHGTICSLIPNLKHLLSEGAHGNLTAMWGCSAGHAYHWPLAATCRAGSQERVCFQDSRSFNSDSPSMLGVPSEVQASPLERYPGRPGKTKLDCTRTRDSCDFSCCSEPSELGEPVEEYEDEATLFDMVCESSVTDEDSDFEPHTHRAPVGPRKRPPASLPAAAQAQPADEGGGEVLLKKIKQELPEDYYIVANAELTAGTDGPALALTQMSKPKLQAQPGPSCLGPARALPQPAPGPEPDPQHRSTSSPGPPRLPTQRPPRGPLASPARGAASGPVAALQVPATSSNAAAGKPISIPLSALQLPGQEEPPAAEETLPAAPPPAPAGEAAGSPSVSAEPEVSSSQQQPPAVPTTTPEAAVQLMPDQDERAAELSREQNEKTIRSTQTALRNFREFLISKYPSETREIYVIPCKELDAYLASFFVDARQKDGSEYEPNSLANYQCGLERYLKEHRYGYSITRDKEFKRSQEALKQKQIELRCKGKGNKPHKSMKLTFADELILRKRGLLSRYNPEGLLNLVWLNNTKAFGHCTGFHGSTLKWGDIRLRVTETGLEYLEWMGPDNGDINAKSKRGGTDSRVYATQHSPQTCPVQDYKEYAQRRPPAMRYEDAPFYLSIKPVVNLAALHWYNCQALGKNKLAKMVKTMCEKGNIPGRKTNFSVYQSCSTLSEAQSNQLVLICNNLSQQAAQSMASHSNTGNFIVSASYDSSSDTA